In the Malus domestica chromosome 16, GDT2T_hap1 genome, one interval contains:
- the LOC103404070 gene encoding DExH-box ATP-dependent RNA helicase DExH10 — MEESPTPAKRKEREASEITETPTDESSLKRRHLTRTCVHEVAVPSDYASTKDESVYGTLSNPVYNGEAAKTYQFTLDPFQQISVACLERKESVLVSAHTSAGKTAVAEYAIAMAFRDKQRVIYTSPLKALSNQKYRELSQEFEDVGLMTGDVTLSPNASCLVMTTEILRGMLYRGSEVLKEVAWVIFDEIHYMKDRERGVVWEESIIFMPPAVKMVFLSATMSNATEFAEWICNLHKQPCHVVYTDFRPTPLQHYVFPVGGNGLYLVVDENEQFREENFVKLHDTFSKQKLSDGHRNNKASGRLAKGGTASGGSDIFKIVKMIMERKFQPVIIFSFSRRECEQHAMSMSKLDFNSQDEKDAVEQVFRNAILCLNEEDRELPAIELMLPLLQRGIAVHHSGLLPVIKELVELLFQEGLVKALFATETFAMGLNMPAKTVVFTAVKKWDGDSHRYIGSGEYIQMSGRAGRRGKDERGICIIMIDEQMEMNTLKDMVLGKPAPLVSTFRLSYYSILNLLSRAEGQFTAEHVIKNSFHQFQYEKALPGIGEKVSKLEQEAALLDASGEAEVAEYHKIKLDIAQLEKKMMSEITRPERVLYFLLPGRLVKIREGGTDWGWGVVVNVVKKPSSGLGTLSSRGGGFIVDTLLHCSPGSSENSSQPKPCPPRPGEKGEMHVVPVQLPLISALSKLRISIPSDLRPLEARQSILLAVQELGTRFPQGLPKLNPVKDMGIEDPEIVELVNQIEDLEQKLYAHPLHKSQDVNQIKCFQRKAEVDHEIQQLKSKMRESQLQKFRDELKNRSRVLKKLGHIDAEGVVQLKGRAACLIDTGDELLVTELMFNGTFNDLDHHQIAAIASCFIPVDKSNEQIQLRTELARPLQQLQESARRIAEIQHECKLDVNIEEYVESTVRPFLMDVIYCWSKGASFAEVTQMTDIFEGSIIRAARRLDEFLNQLRTAAQAVGEVALEEKFTGASESLRRGIMFANSLYL, encoded by the exons ATGGAAGAATCTCCAACACCTGCGAAACGAAAAGAACGTGAAGCGTCAGAGATCACAGAGACTCCCACCGACGAATCTTCCCTGAAGCGACGGCATTTGACTCGAACATGTGTGCATGAGGTTGCAGTTCCCAGTGACTATGCTTCGACCAAGGATGAGTCGGTTTATGGAACCCTTTCGAATCCTGTTTATAATGGCGAGGCGGCCAAGACATACCAATTTACCCTTGACCCATTTCAGCAGATTTCTGTGGCATGCTTAGAACGGAAAGAGTCAGTTTTGGTCTCCGCCCATACTTCAGCAGGTAAGACTGCAGTCGCGGAGTATGCAATTGCCATGGCTTTTAGAGACAAGCAGAGGGTTATATATACTTCGCCATTGAAGGCTTTGAGCAATCAGAAATATAGAGAGCTCAGCCAGGAGTTTGAAGATGTTGGATTGATGACTGGAGATGTTACACTCTCACCTAATGCTAGTTGTTTGGTTATGACAACTGAGATCCTTAGGGGAATGCTTTACAGAGGTTCCGAGGTTTTAAAGGAAGTCGCCTGGGTTATCTTCGATGAAATTCACTACATGAAGGATCGTGAAAGAGGGGTTGTTTGGGAAGAGAGTATTATATTTATGCCTCCCgctgttaaaatggtttttctTTCAGCCACAATGTCGAATGCGACTGAGTTTGCAGAGTGGATTTGTAATTTGCACAAACAGCCTTGTCATGTGGTGTACACAGATTTTCGACCAACTCCTCTGCAGCATTACGTTTTTCCAGTGGGTGGGAATGGGTTGTATCTTGTGGTCGATGAGAATGAACAATTCAGGGAGGAAAATTTTGTGAAGCTACATGATACTTTCTCAAAGCAGAAATTGAGTGATGGTCACAGGAATAACAAGGCAAGTGGGAGACTTGCAAAAGGTGGGACTGCATCTGGGGGTTCTGACATATTCAAAATTGTGAAG ATGATTATGGAACGGAAATTTCAGCCAGTTATAATTTTCAGCTTCAGTAGAAGAGAGTGTGAACAACATGCGATGTCCATGTCTAAGCTTGATTTTAACAGCCAAGATGAAAAAGATGCTGTTGAACAGGTTTTTCGTAATGCAATACTCTGCTTAAATGAGGAAGACAGGGAGTTGCCTGCTATTGAGTTAATGCTGCCACTCCTTCAACGAGGAATTGCCGTTCATCATTCTGGCCTTCTACCTGTTATCAAGGAACTGGTAGAACTTCTTTTCCAAGAAGGCCTTGTAAAAGCCCTTTTTGCTACTGAGACA TTTGCAATGGGCTTAAACATGCCAGCAAAAACTGTAGTTTTCACAGCTGTTAAGAAGTGGGATGGTGATAGTCATCGATATATCGGATCTGGTGAGTATATTCAG ATGAGTGGAAGGGCTGGGCGTCGTGGCAAAGATGAGCGGGGTATTTGTATCATAATGATTGATGAACAG ATGGAAATGAACACACTAAAGGATATGGTTTTGGGTAAACCAGCTCCTCTAGTTAGCACTTTCAGACTCAGCTATTACtcaattttgaatttgttgagCCGTGCGGAAGGCCAATTCACAGCTGAACACGTGATAAAGAATTCATTCCACCAATTTCAGTATGAAAAG GCTTTGCCTGGTATAGGGGAAAAGGTTTCCAAGCTTGAGCAGGAAGCGGCTTTGCTTGATGCATCAGGAGAG GCTGAAGTTGCTGAGTATCATAAGATAAAACTTGATATAGCTCAActtgagaagaaaatgatgtCAGAGATAACGAGGCCTGAAAGAGTTCTGTATTTTCTTCTTCCTGGTCGCCTG GTCAAGATTAGGGAAGGTGGTACAGATTGGGGCTGGGGAGTTGTAGTTAATGTGGTAAAAAAGCCTTCATCCGGGTTAGGCACACTGTCCTCGCGCGGTGGTGGGTTTATAGTGGATACTTTGCTCCACTGTTCTCCTGGTTCAAGTGAGAACAGTTCACAGCCAAAGCCTTGCCCTCCTCGCCCTGGAGAAAAGGGTGAAATGCATGTA GTCCCTGTACAATTGCCCCTGATTTCTGCTCTAAGCAAACTCAGAATATCTATTCCCTCTGATTTGCGGCCGTTAGAGGCGAGGCAAAGTATTCTTCTAGCAGTTCAGGAGCTGGGAACTCGATTCCCACAAGGTCTTCCAAAGCTGAATCCTGTAAAG GATATGGGCATTGAAGATCCTGAAATTGTTGAGTTAGTCAATCAAATAGAGGATCTTGAACAGAAATTATATGCACATCCACTGCATAAG TCTCAAGATGTGAATCAGATTAAATGCTTTCAAAGGAAAGCAGAGGTGGATCATGAAATTCAACAACTTAAGTCCAAAATGCGTGAGTCCCAG CTTCAAAAATTTCGTGATGAACTTAAGAACCGTTCACGGGTTTTGAAGAAGCTTGGTCACATTGATGCCGAGGGTGTTGTCCAGTTAAAGGGGCGGGCAGCCTGCTTGATAGACACAGGAGATGAGCTCCTTGTTACTGAACTGATGTTTAATG GTACATTCAACGATTTGGATCATCATCAAATTGCAGCAATCGCAAGTTGTTTTATTCCAGTAGATAAATCAAATGAGCAGATACAATTGAGGACGGAGCTTGCTAGACCATTACAACAACTCCAAGAGAGTGCTAGAAGAATAGCAGAG ATACAACATGAATGCAAATTAGATGTAAACATTGAAGAATACGTGGAATCAACAGTGCGACCGTTCTTGATGGATGTGATTTATTGTTGGTCAAAG GGTGCAAGTTTCGCGGAGGTTACACAAATGACCGATATATTTGAGGGTAGTATCATCAGAGCTGCTAGAAGACTAGATGAATTTTTGAACCAG TTGCGTACTGCTGCTCAGGCTGTGGGAGAAGTTGCTTTGGAAGAGAAATTCACTGGAGCAAGCGAAAGCCTCCGGCGAGGTATCATGTTTGCAAATTCCCTGTATCTGTAG